A genomic region of Thermodesulfobium narugense DSM 14796 contains the following coding sequences:
- a CDS encoding 4Fe-4S binding protein: MSQSSRLEPVVNRAFCKGCGICIEFCPANILEFDEQRKCRVTEPEKCINCYQCELRCPDFAIELVEKGEKK; this comes from the coding sequence ATGTCACAAAGTTCTCGTCTAGAACCTGTAGTAAACAGGGCTTTTTGCAAGGGGTGCGGCATATGTATAGAGTTTTGCCCGGCAAACATACTTGAATTTGATGAGCAGAGAAAATGTAGAGTAACTGAGCCTGAGAAGTGCATAAATTGCTATCAGTGTGAGTTGAGATGTCCAGATTTTGCAATAGAACTTGTTGAAAAAGGTGAAAAGAAATGA
- a CDS encoding LeuD/DmdB family oxidoreductase small subunit yields MTISGRVIKVSDNISTDHIIPGRYFHLRSDLEKLSEHALEDVVENFHEKAKGGVILVGGSNFGIGSSREHAPIVLKMSGVKAVVAKSFARIFFRNAINIGLPVIMVDTSKILEGDEITIDLEKGVLREKRNSYKLNFPPLDIRIQSIIDEGGIVNYIKKHGDISFEV; encoded by the coding sequence TTGACAATATCTGGGAGAGTTATAAAGGTTTCAGACAACATATCTACAGATCATATAATTCCAGGAAGATATTTTCACTTAAGATCAGATCTAGAAAAATTATCTGAACATGCCCTGGAAGATGTGGTAGAAAACTTTCACGAGAAAGCAAAGGGTGGAGTAATACTCGTGGGAGGAAGCAATTTTGGAATTGGCTCGTCAAGAGAACATGCCCCAATAGTTCTTAAAATGAGTGGTGTAAAGGCAGTGGTAGCCAAATCCTTTGCCAGAATATTTTTTAGAAATGCTATCAATATTGGACTTCCAGTGATTATGGTTGATACGTCAAAGATTTTAGAAGGTGATGAAATAACAATAGATCTAGAAAAAGGTGTTTTGAGAGAAAAAAGGAATAGCTACAAGTTGAATTTTCCTCCTCTTGATATCAGAATCCAATCAATAATAGATGAAGGCGGAATTGTTAATTATATAAAAAAGCATGGCGACATTTCTTTTGAAGTGTAA
- a CDS encoding 3-isopropylmalate dehydratase large subunit, whose product MAKTMVQKIFERKTESDVSPGMMIIVPVDLVYVQDGTGPLSFRQFEKLEKKSLAFPENTAIFLDHAAPSPRKELSNDHIYLRTMASKLGCKLYDIGDGVCHQIAIESLVRPFDIVVGADSHTCTGGALGAFATGMGSTDIAVSMGLGKNWFRIPESILIKLTGKMPKYITGKDIIISIVKHFGSNGASYQALEFSGDVENIPIHDRLTISNMAIECGAKVGIFPSDEVTREFLEKNNRFEDFKELNPDLDAEYIDRLEFKLEEIEPMVSVPHYVHTARRAKNLKDIKINQVFLGSCTNGRLEDLRMAAKLLRGKKVAKGVRLIVVPASRKVYLDALKEGIIEILVDAGASIMAPGCGPCVGVHEGILGDNEVALATSNRNFHGRMGNPDSYIYLSSPLTAAASAITGYITDPREFDI is encoded by the coding sequence TTGGCCAAAACTATGGTTCAAAAGATCTTTGAGAGAAAGACTGAAAGCGATGTAAGCCCTGGGATGATGATAATTGTTCCTGTAGATCTTGTTTATGTTCAAGATGGCACAGGACCCCTATCTTTTAGACAGTTTGAAAAGCTTGAAAAGAAAAGCCTTGCATTTCCAGAAAATACTGCTATTTTTTTGGACCATGCTGCTCCTTCTCCAAGAAAGGAGTTATCAAACGATCATATATATTTGAGAACAATGGCTTCAAAATTAGGTTGTAAACTATACGATATCGGAGATGGTGTTTGTCATCAGATTGCAATAGAATCTCTTGTAAGACCATTTGACATAGTTGTTGGAGCAGATTCTCACACCTGCACAGGTGGTGCACTTGGTGCCTTTGCAACTGGTATGGGTTCTACCGATATAGCAGTTTCTATGGGCCTTGGAAAGAATTGGTTTAGAATTCCTGAGAGTATACTCATAAAGCTTACTGGCAAGATGCCTAAATATATTACTGGAAAGGATATTATCATATCCATTGTAAAGCACTTTGGATCAAACGGTGCCAGTTATCAAGCGCTTGAATTTTCGGGAGATGTAGAAAATATTCCAATTCATGATAGGTTAACGATATCAAATATGGCAATTGAGTGTGGAGCTAAGGTAGGGATATTTCCTTCTGATGAAGTTACAAGAGAATTTCTTGAAAAAAATAACAGATTTGAAGACTTCAAAGAGTTAAATCCTGATTTGGATGCAGAATATATTGATAGACTGGAATTTAAACTTGAAGAGATTGAGCCAATGGTTAGTGTACCGCATTATGTACACACTGCAAGAAGAGCAAAGAACCTGAAAGATATAAAAATTAATCAGGTCTTTCTTGGCTCATGTACAAATGGTAGGCTTGAGGATCTAAGGATGGCTGCAAAATTATTAAGAGGAAAAAAAGTTGCAAAGGGCGTAAGGTTAATTGTAGTTCCAGCATCTAGAAAGGTATATCTGGATGCACTAAAAGAAGGAATTATCGAAATTCTTGTAGATGCAGGAGCAAGTATAATGGCACCAGGGTGTGGGCCCTGTGTGGGTGTTCACGAAGGTATTTTAGGAGACAACGAAGTGGCGCTTGCTACGTCAAATAGAAATTTCCATGGAAGGATGGGCAATCCTGATTCGTATATATATCTTTCTTCACCTCTTACAGCGGCAGCTTCTGCGATTACAGGATATATTACCGATCCAAGAGAATTTGATATATAG
- a CDS encoding isocitrate lyase/PEP mutase family protein, producing MSKAKVLLDLIKAKEILVMPGAYDCLSAKMVELAGFKAVQMSGYGFSASLLGKPDIGLLSFDEILRHTHNICNAVNIPVMADADTGYGNSLNVIRTVQEFEQAGAAGINLEDQVWPKRCGHMEGKDVIPAEEMVKKIEAAFWAKKDKNFVINARTDARQKYGPKEAIRRAKLYWEAGADLIFLEAPESIEELKMYANELVPKGIRISVNMLDGGRTPLLSFKELEDMGFSRVSVPVLTIYAAAKALYEILNQLYKDGTNKNLQDKIFPFQEFNKLIGLPEIRELEKKFLSEK from the coding sequence ATGTCTAAAGCAAAGGTACTTTTAGATTTAATAAAAGCAAAGGAAATTCTGGTAATGCCTGGTGCCTACGATTGTCTTTCTGCAAAGATGGTAGAACTCGCTGGCTTCAAAGCTGTACAGATGTCTGGATATGGGTTTAGCGCAAGTTTACTCGGAAAACCAGATATAGGCCTTTTAAGTTTTGACGAAATTTTGCGTCATACCCACAACATCTGTAATGCCGTAAATATTCCAGTAATGGCAGATGCAGATACAGGCTATGGAAATTCTCTAAACGTCATTCGGACAGTCCAGGAATTCGAACAAGCAGGTGCAGCTGGAATAAACCTTGAAGATCAAGTATGGCCAAAAAGATGTGGCCATATGGAAGGTAAAGATGTAATCCCAGCTGAAGAAATGGTAAAAAAGATTGAAGCTGCATTTTGGGCAAAAAAGGATAAAAACTTTGTGATTAATGCTAGGACTGATGCAAGACAAAAATATGGGCCAAAAGAAGCTATTAGAAGAGCAAAGCTTTATTGGGAAGCAGGAGCTGATTTGATATTTCTGGAAGCTCCAGAATCTATAGAAGAACTAAAAATGTATGCAAATGAGCTTGTCCCAAAAGGCATTAGAATAAGTGTAAACATGCTCGATGGAGGAAGAACTCCACTTCTTAGCTTTAAAGAACTTGAAGATATGGGATTTTCAAGAGTAAGTGTTCCTGTACTAACTATTTATGCAGCAGCAAAAGCTCTCTATGAAATACTTAATCAACTTTATAAAGATGGTACAAACAAAAACTTGCAGGACAAGATTTTCCCATTTCAAGAGTTTAATAAGTTAATAGGCCTCCCTGAAATTAGAGAGTTAGAAAAGAAATTTTTATCAGAAAAATAG
- a CDS encoding NADP-dependent isocitrate dehydrogenase, which produces MKDRVKVIWTITDEAPYLATFSLLPIVKKFFDVSDIEIDIKDISLSSRILANFSDFLTQDQRVSDDLSILGELVNKPDTILIKLPNISASLPQLKDAIKELQAKGFNIPDYPDELKSAQDEKIRERYSKILGSAVNPVLRQGNNIRAVPRSIKETAKKFPDLMGLPLKEWNPSSKTHVSHMTDGDFYGHERSITLTKDTRVRIEFIDKNNNITIFKDLDLLKGEIFDGSFISIKALSNFYENQIRDAKKEGILWSLHLKATMMKVSDPVLFGYAIRAYFKDVFAKHQDTFNSLGVNPNNGLSDLFSKLENLSDDKKVEIKKDIEATYEKNPGLYMVDSNKGITNLHMPNLVLIDASIPTIIRDGGKAWGPDGKLHDVKIVIPDRSYATIYSAIVEDCKKNGAFDRTTMGTVIDVGLIAMKAEEYGSHDKTFLAPDDGTFRVVDVENGQILMEHSVEKGDIWRGCQVKDVAIKNWIQIAIEETKKNNIPAIFWLDENRPHDREEIKKIREYLKTYDLRDLDIKIMRPSDAMKATLELIRRGQDVIAVTGNILRDYLSDLFPILEVGTSAKVFSIIPLLSGGRMFETGAGGSAPKHVEQFINQNHLRWDSIAEFVAISQSLKFIFDKYNYKKAFILANACEGAISDILSNKKWPSRKVGEIDNRGEHYYFMKYWANHLSSQQEDIDIKEKFLKVKDELDKNEDKINEELLSVQGKKVDIKGYYKPEEDIVERLMRPSKILNSIVNMI; this is translated from the coding sequence ATGAAAGATAGAGTGAAGGTGATTTGGACTATTACTGATGAGGCTCCATATCTTGCTACATTTTCCTTGCTTCCGATTGTAAAGAAATTTTTTGATGTGTCGGATATCGAGATAGATATAAAGGATATCTCCCTTTCGTCAAGGATATTGGCCAATTTTTCTGACTTTTTAACCCAAGATCAAAGAGTCTCTGACGATCTCTCTATTCTCGGTGAACTTGTAAACAAGCCAGATACCATTCTCATAAAGCTGCCAAATATAAGCGCTTCTCTTCCACAATTGAAGGATGCCATAAAAGAGTTGCAGGCAAAAGGTTTTAACATTCCAGATTATCCAGATGAGCTAAAATCAGCTCAAGACGAGAAAATAAGGGAAAGATATTCTAAGATCTTAGGCAGTGCTGTGAATCCAGTGCTAAGGCAAGGGAACAACATCCGTGCTGTTCCAAGGTCAATTAAAGAAACTGCCAAAAAGTTTCCTGATTTGATGGGGCTTCCTTTGAAGGAGTGGAATCCCTCTTCTAAGACTCACGTTTCTCACATGACTGATGGAGATTTTTATGGCCATGAAAGATCAATAACACTTACTAAAGACACCAGAGTAAGAATAGAGTTTATAGATAAAAACAACAATATCACAATTTTTAAAGATTTAGATTTATTAAAGGGAGAAATATTTGACGGCTCATTTATAAGCATAAAGGCTTTATCTAATTTCTATGAGAATCAAATAAGGGATGCGAAGAAAGAGGGCATTTTGTGGTCACTGCATCTTAAGGCTACAATGATGAAGGTTTCTGATCCAGTTCTATTCGGCTATGCTATCAGGGCGTATTTTAAGGATGTGTTCGCTAAACATCAAGATACTTTTAATAGTTTAGGAGTAAATCCAAACAACGGCTTAAGCGATCTCTTTTCAAAATTAGAAAATTTATCTGATGATAAGAAAGTTGAGATAAAAAAGGACATAGAAGCTACTTATGAAAAAAATCCAGGTTTGTATATGGTTGATTCAAATAAAGGGATTACAAATCTTCATATGCCAAATCTTGTCCTGATAGATGCCTCAATTCCTACTATAATCAGAGATGGGGGGAAAGCCTGGGGACCAGATGGAAAGCTTCACGACGTGAAGATAGTTATTCCTGATAGGTCTTATGCTACTATCTATTCGGCTATAGTTGAGGATTGTAAGAAAAACGGCGCTTTTGATAGAACTACTATGGGGACCGTTATAGATGTAGGATTGATTGCAATGAAAGCTGAAGAATATGGATCCCATGATAAGACCTTTCTTGCGCCAGATGATGGAACTTTTAGGGTAGTTGATGTTGAAAACGGTCAAATTCTTATGGAGCACTCGGTTGAGAAAGGGGATATATGGAGAGGTTGCCAGGTAAAAGATGTTGCTATTAAAAACTGGATTCAAATTGCCATAGAGGAAACTAAAAAAAATAATATTCCTGCTATATTCTGGCTGGATGAAAATAGGCCTCACGATAGAGAGGAGATTAAAAAGATAAGAGAATATTTGAAAACTTACGATCTTAGAGATCTAGATATAAAAATAATGAGACCTTCAGATGCCATGAAAGCTACATTGGAGTTGATTAGAAGAGGTCAAGATGTAATTGCAGTAACTGGAAATATATTAAGAGATTATCTTTCTGATCTTTTTCCTATATTAGAAGTAGGAACTAGCGCAAAGGTCTTTTCTATAATTCCTCTTCTTTCAGGTGGTCGAATGTTTGAAACTGGAGCAGGAGGTAGTGCTCCAAAGCATGTAGAACAATTCATTAACCAAAATCACTTGAGATGGGATTCAATTGCAGAATTTGTGGCCATTTCTCAGAGTCTAAAGTTTATTTTTGATAAGTATAATTACAAAAAAGCTTTCATTTTAGCAAATGCTTGTGAAGGTGCAATATCTGATATCCTTTCAAATAAAAAGTGGCCATCGAGAAAGGTTGGTGAAATTGATAACAGGGGAGAACACTATTATTTCATGAAATATTGGGCCAATCATCTTTCAAGTCAGCAAGAAGATATTGATATAAAAGAAAAATTTCTAAAAGTAAAGGATGAACTTGATAAAAATGAAGACAAAATTAATGAAGAACTCTTGAGCGTTCAGGGTAAAAAAGTTGACATAAAGGGTTATTACAAACCAGAAGAGGATATTGTAGAAAGGTTAATGCGTCCAAGCAAGATTTTAAACAGTATAGTGAATATGATATAG
- a CDS encoding Eco57I restriction-modification methylase domain-containing protein, which yields MSQIIDELINNFSDEMLINLLEINSSFKPEKKELYYEGYDRFKNLRYLGSIEFEDMNRLGLFSIKVNKELNERSGKKEQYKLGKQIIEDHNLDLAIFAFYDEQGSFRLSLIYKEYAGTKSRLSSYKRFTFYVNKKLTNKTFKDQIGKCNFSSFEEIKSAFSVEPVTKAFYDEIQTWYFNAMDKIYFPEDFKFSDNLEKDKEIRNSTSLIRLITRVIFIWFLKEKFLVPEILFSEKELKNIVKDFLKNKSSNNYYNAILQNLFFATLNCEPSQRDFTKNEGFLINRSDYGVKTLYRYPDKFLIGKDEVLKLFSTVPFLNGGLFDCLDKENEDKKVIYLDGFSRNKDKQAKIPDYLFFQPEEVKIDISNYIQGGNKKSTRGLFDILKSYNFTIDENTPFDQEIALDPELLGKVFENLLAAYNPETSTTARKATGSYYTPREIVDYMVEESLFHHFLNILGLSDENTEKLRNLLSYSSEGNPFNESDTNRLIDSIFNLKVLDPACGSGAFPMGILHRLTFILGKLDPDNKYWYDLVYNRAVNESEEISNNMDESEKEIMLKELNESFDKSFADPDYARKLYLIENCIYGVDIQPIAIQISKLRFFISLVIDQKVDKNRPNSGIKALPNLETKFIAANSLIGINKPQNLLYTDDIEKIEEELKKLRHRMFRTHTRTAKMRLQDKYKKLRKQLLDELKRNNFSIEDSEKIANFDIFDQNSSADWFDPEWMFGVIDGFDIVIGNPPYGVNVSKIDLSKYKYSDSKNNSASLFIEFSFKIIKSNGVVTYIVPKSLAYSDGWSKTREFLIIKNRLNSIIDVSKAFEHVKLEQVIICYSKFQQKQYNILTGEGWFDCIKKTGEIESSFALSLDILPIYINNAKKNILEKIKDKTLLLGQISETCRGMPFQKKINEYGIPILRGRNIGKYSIYGNLDFIAISKDELSRPKLKKLLEKTPKILSQNIVAHIMNPVDKVLIMATIDFDGNLTLDTVMNTYIKDEFKNIFSYSYILGILNSKLSEWFYYWFVYNRAIRTMHFDKYYIGKLPIKQIDKSNQNIVSEIESKVEDILNIKQKDSGSDTSQLKNEIDNLVYRLYDLKEEEIEIIEKGTS from the coding sequence GTGAGTCAAATTATAGATGAGTTGATAAATAATTTTTCAGATGAGATGCTTATAAATCTTTTAGAAATTAATTCTTCATTTAAACCTGAAAAGAAAGAACTTTATTATGAAGGGTATGATAGATTTAAAAACTTAAGGTATCTTGGGAGCATAGAATTTGAGGATATGAATAGATTGGGGCTCTTTTCAATAAAAGTAAACAAAGAGCTTAACGAAAGGTCTGGCAAAAAGGAACAATATAAGTTGGGCAAGCAGATTATAGAAGATCATAACCTTGATCTCGCTATCTTTGCCTTTTATGACGAACAGGGCAGTTTTAGATTATCTTTAATATACAAAGAATATGCGGGAACGAAAAGTAGATTAAGCTCTTACAAAAGATTTACATTTTACGTGAACAAAAAGCTTACAAACAAGACCTTTAAAGATCAGATAGGAAAGTGCAATTTTAGCTCGTTTGAGGAGATAAAGAGTGCATTTTCTGTAGAGCCAGTAACAAAGGCCTTTTATGATGAGATTCAGACTTGGTATTTCAACGCTATGGACAAGATCTATTTTCCGGAGGACTTCAAGTTTTCTGATAATCTGGAAAAAGACAAAGAAATAAGAAATTCTACGTCTTTAATAAGACTAATAACCAGGGTTATATTTATCTGGTTTCTAAAAGAGAAGTTTTTGGTGCCTGAAATTCTTTTTTCGGAAAAAGAGTTAAAGAATATTGTTAAAGACTTTTTAAAAAATAAAAGTTCAAACAACTATTACAACGCTATCTTGCAAAATCTATTCTTTGCAACGCTAAATTGCGAGCCCTCTCAAAGAGATTTTACTAAAAATGAGGGTTTTTTGATAAATAGATCAGATTACGGAGTGAAAACATTATATAGATATCCGGACAAGTTTCTTATAGGTAAGGACGAAGTACTGAAACTATTTAGCACTGTTCCATTTTTAAATGGCGGCTTATTTGATTGTCTGGACAAAGAAAATGAAGATAAAAAGGTAATATATTTGGACGGATTTTCCAGAAATAAAGATAAACAAGCAAAGATACCTGATTATCTTTTCTTTCAACCTGAAGAAGTGAAAATAGACATCTCAAATTATATACAGGGTGGCAATAAAAAGAGTACAAGAGGGCTTTTTGACATATTGAAAAGTTACAACTTTACTATAGATGAAAATACTCCGTTCGATCAGGAGATAGCGCTTGACCCTGAACTTCTGGGAAAGGTATTCGAAAACCTTTTGGCAGCATATAACCCTGAGACCTCTACTACTGCAAGGAAGGCGACAGGAAGCTATTATACTCCAAGAGAGATAGTGGACTATATGGTAGAAGAGAGCCTTTTTCATCACTTTTTAAATATCTTAGGCTTATCTGATGAGAATACTGAAAAACTTAGAAACCTTCTTTCGTATTCTTCTGAAGGGAATCCTTTTAACGAGAGTGATACGAATAGATTGATAGATTCTATATTTAACCTAAAGGTATTAGATCCTGCCTGTGGATCTGGTGCATTTCCTATGGGGATATTGCACAGACTTACATTTATTTTGGGCAAGCTAGATCCTGATAACAAATATTGGTATGACCTGGTGTATAACAGGGCTGTAAACGAATCTGAAGAGATTTCTAATAATATGGATGAATCTGAAAAAGAGATAATGTTAAAAGAACTAAACGAATCTTTTGATAAGAGTTTTGCCGATCCTGACTATGCAAGAAAGCTATATCTTATAGAAAACTGCATATATGGAGTAGATATTCAGCCCATTGCCATTCAGATATCAAAATTAAGATTTTTTATATCTCTTGTAATAGATCAGAAAGTAGATAAAAATAGACCAAATTCAGGCATAAAAGCCCTGCCTAACCTTGAAACAAAGTTTATAGCTGCAAATTCGCTTATTGGCATAAATAAGCCTCAAAATCTTTTATATACAGACGATATAGAAAAGATAGAGGAAGAATTAAAAAAACTTAGACATAGGATGTTTAGAACCCATACAAGAACTGCAAAGATGAGACTTCAAGATAAATATAAAAAATTGAGAAAACAGCTATTAGATGAACTTAAAAGAAATAATTTTTCTATTGAAGATTCTGAAAAAATAGCTAATTTTGATATCTTTGATCAAAACTCAAGCGCTGATTGGTTTGACCCTGAGTGGATGTTTGGCGTAATAGATGGCTTTGACATTGTAATTGGAAACCCGCCGTATGGAGTTAATGTTTCTAAGATTGATCTTTCAAAATACAAGTATAGCGATTCAAAGAATAATTCAGCATCTCTTTTCATTGAATTTAGCTTTAAGATAATCAAAAGTAACGGTGTTGTAACTTACATAGTTCCAAAATCTTTAGCCTATTCTGATGGCTGGTCGAAAACAAGAGAATTTTTGATAATTAAAAATAGATTAAATTCAATAATTGATGTTAGCAAAGCATTTGAACACGTTAAGCTCGAACAGGTAATAATTTGTTATTCAAAATTTCAACAAAAACAATACAATATTTTAACAGGTGAGGGCTGGTTCGATTGCATAAAAAAAACAGGAGAAATTGAAAGCTCCTTCGCTTTAAGTTTAGATATTTTACCTATTTATATCAATAACGCTAAGAAGAATATTTTAGAAAAAATCAAAGATAAAACTTTATTGCTTGGACAAATTTCTGAAACATGTAGAGGGATGCCTTTTCAGAAAAAAATTAATGAATATGGAATCCCGATCTTGAGAGGAAGAAATATTGGAAAATATTCTATTTATGGAAACCTTGATTTTATTGCGATTTCAAAAGATGAATTGAGCAGACCAAAACTAAAAAAACTTTTAGAAAAAACACCTAAAATTTTGTCTCAAAATATTGTGGCTCATATAATGAATCCTGTAGATAAGGTGCTTATTATGGCTACCATTGATTTTGATGGAAATCTAACTTTAGATACGGTAATGAATACATATATTAAAGATGAATTTAAAAATATTTTTTCATATAGTTATATTTTAGGAATCTTGAATTCTAAATTATCAGAATGGTTTTACTACTGGTTTGTTTATAATAGAGCCATAAGAACTATGCATTTTGATAAATATTACATTGGCAAACTTCCGATAAAACAAATTGATAAATCAAATCAAAATATTGTTTCTGAAATAGAATCAAAGGTTGAAGATATTCTTAATATTAAACAAAAAGATAGTGGTTCAGATACATCTCAACTTAAAAATGAAATAGATAATCTTGTTTATCGATTATATGATTTAAAAGAAGAAGAAATAGAAATCATTGAAAAGGGGACTTCATAA